A genomic region of Phenylobacterium parvum contains the following coding sequences:
- the recQ gene encoding DNA helicase RecQ: protein MSDDSLKEAQEVLRRVFGHPGFRGLQASVIAEVMAGRPALAVLPTGGGKSVCYQIPALLRPGLGLVVSPLIALMADQVAGLVQAGVAAARLDSLTYPEARAATWARIEAGTLDLLYVSPEGLLQPWMLERLSQVPLSVIAIDEAHCVSQWGHDFRPEYRQLGQLAGLFPGVPRLAVTATADARTRRDIREGLHLGEAREFVASFDRPELALSAERKAGTGRRRVLELAKARRDRPGVIYAGSRDGTEALAAELCAAGLPAMAYHAGLDRDLRERRLAEFLASDAAVMVATIAFGMGVDKPDVRYVIHADPPASIEAYWQEVGRAGRDGEPAEGITLYGAADMAWALRRLDGQALSDEVRAVQVRKVRQLYALLDGGACRTAAVRRYFGEEGVADCGRCDNCLNPPKGADLTLQAQKVLSAAQRLNGRYGRGRLVEHLLGKTREPSAFEAGLSTFGVGAELSAGDWRGLIDQLIFDGLLREDPNEGRPLIGLGDAEAVRAVYRGERRVEGRLSQGRPPGSGDGSPDGGGTPGRRRRDASETVFEGDPQLFAALRAWRRAEAIRQKAPPYVIFSDRTLAEIATRRPADAAALSRVSGVGESKLARYGPAVLALVAGEVPPGD from the coding sequence ATGTCCGACGATTCGCTCAAGGAGGCGCAGGAGGTCCTGCGCCGTGTCTTCGGACACCCCGGGTTCCGTGGGCTTCAGGCGTCGGTGATCGCCGAGGTCATGGCCGGGCGTCCGGCCCTGGCCGTCCTGCCCACCGGCGGCGGCAAGAGCGTCTGCTACCAGATCCCCGCCCTGCTGCGACCGGGCCTCGGCCTGGTGGTCAGCCCCCTCATCGCCCTGATGGCCGACCAGGTGGCGGGCCTGGTCCAGGCCGGGGTGGCCGCGGCCCGGCTGGACTCCCTCACCTATCCCGAGGCCCGGGCCGCCACCTGGGCGCGGATCGAGGCCGGGACCCTGGACCTGCTCTATGTCTCGCCGGAGGGGCTGCTCCAGCCCTGGATGCTGGAGCGGCTGTCGCAGGTTCCCCTCTCGGTCATCGCCATCGACGAGGCGCACTGCGTCAGCCAGTGGGGCCATGACTTCCGGCCGGAGTACCGGCAGCTGGGCCAGCTGGCCGGCCTGTTCCCGGGGGTCCCGCGCCTGGCGGTCACCGCCACCGCCGACGCCCGGACCCGGCGGGACATCCGCGAGGGCCTGCACCTGGGCGAGGCCCGGGAGTTCGTCGCCTCCTTCGACCGACCGGAGCTGGCCCTGTCTGCCGAGCGCAAGGCCGGGACCGGCCGCAGGCGGGTGCTGGAGCTGGCCAAGGCGCGGCGCGACCGGCCCGGGGTGATCTACGCCGGCTCCCGGGACGGGACCGAGGCCCTGGCCGCCGAGCTGTGCGCCGCGGGCCTGCCGGCCATGGCCTACCACGCCGGCCTGGACCGCGACCTGCGCGAGCGCCGCCTGGCCGAGTTCCTGGCTTCCGACGCGGCGGTCATGGTGGCGACCATCGCTTTCGGCATGGGGGTGGACAAGCCGGACGTCCGCTATGTGATCCACGCCGATCCGCCCGCCTCCATCGAGGCCTACTGGCAGGAGGTGGGCCGGGCCGGGCGCGACGGCGAGCCGGCCGAGGGGATCACCCTCTACGGGGCGGCGGACATGGCCTGGGCCCTGCGCCGGCTGGACGGTCAGGCCCTCTCCGACGAGGTGCGCGCAGTGCAGGTGCGCAAGGTGCGCCAGCTCTACGCCCTGCTGGACGGGGGCGCCTGCCGCACGGCGGCGGTCCGCCGCTACTTCGGCGAGGAGGGGGTGGCCGACTGCGGGCGCTGCGACAATTGTTTGAATCCCCCGAAGGGCGCGGACCTGACCCTCCAGGCTCAGAAAGTCCTGTCGGCGGCCCAGCGACTGAACGGGCGGTATGGCCGGGGCCGGCTGGTGGAGCACCTCCTCGGCAAGACCCGCGAGCCCTCGGCCTTCGAGGCGGGGCTGAGCACCTTCGGGGTCGGCGCCGAGCTTTCGGCGGGGGACTGGCGCGGCCTGATCGACCAGCTGATCTTCGACGGCCTGCTGCGCGAGGACCCGAACGAGGGCCGCCCCCTCATCGGCCTGGGCGACGCCGAGGCGGTGCGGGCGGTCTACCGCGGGGAGCGACGGGTGGAGGGACGCCTGTCCCAGGGGCGCCCCCCCGGGTCCGGGGACGGTTCCCCCGACGGTGGCGGGACGCCGGGACGACGCCGCCGCGACGCTTCGGAGACCGTCTTCGAGGGCGATCCGCAACTCTTCGCCGCCCTTCGCGCCTGGCGCCGGGCTGAGGCGATCCGCCAGAAGGCGCCGCCCTATGTCATCTTCAGCGACCGCACCCTGGCGGAGATCGCCACCCGCAGGCCCGCCGACGCGGCGGCCCTGTCGCGGGTCAGCGGCGTGGGCGAGAGCAAGCTGGCCCGCTACGGTCCCGCCGTCCTGGCCCTGGTGGCGGGAGAGGTCCCGCCCGGCGACTGA
- a CDS encoding N-acyl-D-amino-acid deacylase family protein, protein MAGRERAYDLVIRGGTVIDGSGAPGFEADVAVKDGRIAAVGAVSGSGAEEIDARGSIVTPGFVDIHTHYDGQVTWDHHLTPSAWHGVTTAVMGNCGVGFAPCRPEDHDRLIRLMEGVEDIPHPVLAEGLPWNWESYPDYLQSLSGRAYDLDVGAQLPHAALRVFVMGERGANREPASPADIAAMSALAKRAMEAGALGFSTSRTLNHRTSDGQPTPTLTAAEDELMGIALGLKAAGRGVLQFVSDFADPAAEFGLMRRLVEASGRPLSFSLLQGPKAPDAWRDLLAALSAATADGLPMRAQVAGRGVGVLLGFELTLNPFSHTEAWKSVATLPLGQRLARLAEAAFRAALLDDAATPGSAAIASRLTRDWDNMFLMAETPDYEPTRQDSISALARARGVTPEQVALEHMMSRDGRGMLYLPFLNYADGGLDPAYDMLRHPDCVAGLSDGGAHVGMICDGSFPTTNLTLWARDRTRGPRLPLEHMVRLQTRATAETVGLLDRGLVAPGLRADLNVIDFDRLAVEPPSVGYDLPAGGRRLLQRARGYVATLVAGQVTYRDGEPTGALPGRLVRGAQDAPVALAAE, encoded by the coding sequence ATGGCCGGACGGGAACGCGCCTACGACCTGGTGATCCGCGGCGGGACCGTGATCGACGGCTCCGGGGCGCCGGGCTTCGAGGCCGACGTGGCGGTGAAGGACGGGCGGATCGCCGCCGTCGGCGCCGTCAGCGGGTCAGGCGCCGAGGAGATCGACGCGCGGGGCAGTATCGTCACCCCCGGCTTCGTCGACATCCACACCCACTATGACGGCCAGGTCACCTGGGACCACCACCTCACCCCCTCCGCCTGGCACGGGGTCACCACCGCCGTCATGGGCAATTGCGGGGTCGGCTTCGCCCCCTGCCGGCCCGAGGATCACGACCGGCTGATCCGGCTGATGGAGGGGGTGGAGGACATTCCCCATCCCGTCCTCGCCGAGGGCCTGCCCTGGAACTGGGAGAGCTATCCCGACTATCTCCAGTCCCTGTCCGGCCGGGCCTACGACCTGGACGTCGGCGCCCAGCTGCCGCACGCGGCCCTGCGGGTCTTCGTCATGGGCGAGCGCGGCGCGAACCGGGAGCCGGCCAGCCCCGCCGACATCGCCGCCATGTCGGCCCTGGCGAAGCGGGCCATGGAGGCCGGCGCCCTGGGCTTCTCCACCTCGCGCACCCTCAACCACCGCACGTCGGACGGCCAGCCGACGCCGACCCTGACCGCCGCCGAGGACGAGCTGATGGGCATCGCCCTGGGGCTGAAGGCCGCCGGGCGCGGCGTCCTGCAGTTCGTCTCCGACTTCGCCGACCCGGCCGCCGAGTTCGGCCTCATGCGCCGGCTGGTGGAGGCCTCGGGCCGGCCCCTGTCCTTCAGCCTGCTGCAAGGCCCCAAGGCGCCCGACGCCTGGCGCGACCTGCTGGCCGCCCTGTCCGCCGCCACCGCCGACGGCCTGCCCATGCGGGCACAGGTAGCCGGCCGGGGGGTGGGCGTCCTCCTGGGCTTCGAGCTGACCCTCAATCCCTTCAGCCATACCGAGGCCTGGAAATCCGTGGCGACCCTGCCCTTAGGGCAGAGGCTGGCGCGGCTGGCGGAGGCCGCCTTCCGGGCCGCCCTGCTGGACGACGCCGCGACGCCTGGCAGCGCCGCCATCGCCTCGCGCCTGACCCGGGACTGGGACAACATGTTCCTGATGGCCGAGACGCCAGACTACGAGCCGACCCGCCAGGACTCGATTTCCGCCCTGGCCCGGGCCCGGGGCGTGACGCCTGAGCAGGTCGCCCTGGAGCACATGATGAGCCGCGACGGGCGGGGCATGCTCTACCTGCCCTTCCTCAACTATGCCGACGGCGGGCTGGACCCGGCCTACGACATGCTGCGCCACCCGGACTGCGTGGCCGGCCTTTCGGATGGCGGGGCCCATGTGGGCATGATCTGCGACGGCAGCTTCCCGACCACCAACCTGACCCTCTGGGCCCGGGACCGGACCCGGGGGCCGCGCCTGCCCCTGGAGCACATGGTCCGCCTGCAGACCCGGGCCACGGCCGAGACGGTGGGCCTGCTGGACCGGGGGCTGGTGGCGCCGGGCCTTCGCGCCGACCTCAACGTCATCGACTTCGACCGGCTGGCGGTGGAACCGCCGTCGGTGGGCTACGACCTGCCGGCGGGCGGGCGCCGCCTCCTGCAGAGGGCCCGGGGCTATGTCGCCACCCTGGTGGCCGGACAGGTCACCTATCGCGACGGCGAGCCCACCGGCGCCCTGCCCGGGCGGCTGGTGCGCGGCGCCCAGGACGCCCCGGTCGCCCTGGCGGCGGAATAG
- a CDS encoding YbjQ family protein, with protein MQTSTTPYIAGREIAETLGVVTGEAIIGANIFRDLLAGLTDIVGGRSRAYESAMRDAREIALKEMADEARRKGGDAVVGVDLDYETLGSGSMLMVSATGTAVRLR; from the coding sequence ATGCAGACGTCGACCACCCCCTACATCGCCGGCCGGGAGATCGCCGAGACCCTCGGCGTGGTGACGGGCGAGGCCATCATCGGGGCCAACATTTTCCGCGACCTGCTGGCCGGACTGACCGACATCGTCGGCGGTCGCTCCCGCGCCTATGAATCCGCCATGCGGGACGCCCGGGAGATCGCCCTGAAGGAGATGGCCGACGAGGCCCGTCGTAAGGGCGGCGACGCCGTGGTGGGCGTGGACCTGGACTACGAGACCCTGGGTTCCGGCAGCATGCTGATGGTGTCGGCCACCGGCACGGCGGTGCGACTGAGATAG
- a CDS encoding DNA cytosine methyltransferase, with protein sequence MSRTFLEFFAGGGMARLGLGPGWSCLFANDFDPVKGAAYRANFPDAGAHFSGADVWSLSAADLPGPAAMAWASSPCQDFSLAGGRAGLSGGRSSAFFGFWRLMEALDEAGRAPPLIVVENVVGLLTSRGGADFAALCAALTGRGYRVGAIEVDAAAFTPQSRPRLFVIAFRGAPPPDLSAGGPFVTPAVARARDRLEGAPRAAWTDWSTRSPAGRNTRLADLLEPDGQVAWNPPDLTRRLVAMMSPVQAARLEALRTAGGRHVGAFFRRTRREDGQSVQRAEARFDGLAGCLRTPRGGSSRQSVIVVEDGAVRTRLLTPREAARLMGLPEGYVLPRGVSAALHVAGDGVCVPAVRWLADALLEPLLDSLPAARV encoded by the coding sequence ATGAGTCGCACCTTCCTGGAATTCTTCGCGGGCGGCGGCATGGCGCGGCTGGGGCTGGGGCCGGGATGGTCCTGCCTGTTCGCCAATGACTTCGACCCGGTGAAGGGGGCCGCCTACCGGGCCAACTTCCCGGACGCCGGGGCGCATTTTTCCGGCGCGGACGTCTGGAGCCTCTCGGCGGCGGACCTGCCGGGGCCGGCGGCCATGGCCTGGGCCTCCTCGCCCTGCCAGGACTTCAGCCTGGCCGGCGGCCGGGCGGGGCTGTCGGGCGGACGGTCCTCGGCCTTCTTCGGCTTCTGGCGGCTCATGGAGGCCCTGGACGAGGCCGGCCGGGCGCCGCCCCTGATCGTGGTGGAGAACGTTGTCGGCCTGCTCACCTCCCGGGGCGGGGCGGACTTCGCGGCCCTCTGCGCGGCCCTGACGGGGCGCGGCTACCGGGTGGGCGCCATCGAGGTGGACGCCGCGGCCTTCACGCCGCAGTCCCGCCCCCGCCTTTTCGTCATCGCCTTCCGGGGCGCGCCGCCGCCGGACCTGTCCGCCGGCGGTCCCTTCGTGACCCCGGCGGTGGCCCGGGCCCGGGACCGGCTGGAGGGCGCGCCGCGGGCGGCCTGGACCGACTGGTCCACCCGCTCGCCGGCCGGGCGGAACACCCGCCTTGCGGACCTCCTGGAGCCGGACGGTCAGGTCGCCTGGAACCCGCCGGACCTGACCCGCCGGCTGGTCGCCATGATGTCGCCGGTCCAGGCGGCCCGGCTGGAAGCCCTGAGAACGGCGGGGGGCCGGCACGTGGGCGCCTTCTTCCGCCGCACCCGGCGCGAGGACGGGCAAAGCGTCCAGAGGGCCGAGGCCCGGTTCGACGGCCTGGCGGGCTGCCTTCGCACGCCCCGGGGCGGCTCTTCCCGCCAGTCGGTCATCGTCGTCGAGGACGGCGCCGTCCGCACCCGCCTCCTGACCCCACGGGAGGCGGCCCGGCTGATGGGCCTGCCGGAAGGGTATGTCCTGCCCCGCGGCGTGTCGGCGGCCCTTCACGTGGCCGGCGACGGGGTGTGCGTCCCGGCCGTCCGCTGGCTGGCCGACGCCCTGCTGGAGCCCCTGCTGGACAGCCTGCCCGCGGCCAGGGTTTAG
- the cysK gene encoding cysteine synthase A — MAGSDYDAARYRRVGRGKVYESIVDTIGDTPLVALPNLTRALKPKGRVLAKLEFFNPTASVKDRIGVSMIESLEAQGLIQPGATLIEPTSGNTGIALAFVAASKGYKLILCMPESMSIERRKMLVLLGAQLELTPAERGMAGAVARAKELVEATPGAVMPQQFDTPANPLIHRVSTAEEIWNDTDGAVDAVVSGVGTGGTITGVGQVLKARKPGLKMVAVEPAASPVLSGGTPAPHKIQGIGAGFVPSILDRGVIDEIIQVSNEDSFAMARRVAREEGIPVGISSGAALTAAFNLADRADYAGKTIVAIIPSFAERYLSTALFDGL, encoded by the coding sequence ATGGCTGGATCCGACTACGATGCCGCCCGCTACCGCCGCGTGGGCCGCGGCAAGGTCTATGAGTCCATCGTCGACACCATCGGCGACACCCCCCTCGTGGCCCTGCCCAACCTGACCCGGGCCCTGAAGCCCAAGGGGCGGGTCCTGGCCAAGCTGGAGTTCTTCAACCCCACCGCCTCGGTGAAGGACCGCATCGGGGTCTCGATGATCGAGAGCCTCGAGGCCCAGGGCCTGATCCAGCCGGGCGCAACCCTGATCGAGCCGACCAGCGGCAACACCGGCATCGCCCTGGCCTTCGTGGCCGCCTCCAAGGGCTACAAGCTGATCCTCTGCATGCCGGAAAGCATGTCCATCGAGCGCCGCAAGATGCTGGTCCTGCTGGGCGCCCAGCTGGAGCTGACCCCGGCCGAACGCGGCATGGCCGGCGCCGTGGCGCGGGCCAAGGAGCTGGTGGAGGCCACCCCCGGCGCCGTCATGCCCCAGCAGTTCGACACCCCCGCCAACCCCCTGATCCACAGGGTCTCGACCGCCGAGGAGATCTGGAACGACACGGACGGGGCGGTGGACGCCGTCGTCTCGGGCGTCGGCACGGGCGGCACCATCACCGGCGTCGGCCAGGTGCTGAAGGCCCGCAAGCCGGGCCTGAAGATGGTGGCCGTGGAGCCTGCGGCCTCGCCGGTCCTTTCCGGCGGAACCCCCGCGCCACACAAGATCCAGGGCATCGGCGCGGGCTTCGTGCCCTCCATCCTCGACCGCGGGGTGATCGACGAAATCATCCAGGTCTCCAACGAGGACAGCTTCGCCATGGCCCGGCGCGTGGCGCGGGAGGAGGGGATCCCCGTGGGCATCTCCTCCGGCGCGGCCCTCACCGCGGCCTTCAACCTGGCGGACCGCGCCGACTACGCCGGCAAGACCATCGTCGCCATCATTCCCTCCTTCGCCGAGCGCTACCTCTCGACGGCCCTGTTCGACGGCCTCTGA
- a CDS encoding very short patch repair endonuclease: MPDVFDPPTRSAVMRRVKARGTGPELKVRRLLTRLGARYRLHRADLPGRPDIVLPGRRLAVFVHGCFWHGHDCARGARVPEARREYWTAKVAGNRARDARNLSALAEAGWRVETIWECELKARDLPALEDRLSRLLAETAPRS, translated from the coding sequence GTGCCCGACGTTTTTGACCCGCCGACCCGCTCTGCGGTCATGCGGCGGGTCAAGGCGCGCGGCACCGGGCCCGAGCTGAAGGTTCGCCGCCTGCTGACCCGGCTGGGCGCGCGATACCGCCTTCACCGGGCTGACCTGCCGGGCCGCCCCGACATCGTCCTGCCCGGGCGGCGGCTGGCGGTCTTCGTCCACGGCTGCTTCTGGCACGGCCATGACTGCGCGCGCGGGGCGCGGGTCCCGGAGGCGCGGCGGGAATACTGGACGGCCAAGGTCGCCGGCAACCGGGCGCGGGACGCGCGCAACCTCTCCGCGCTCGCCGAGGCTGGCTGGCGGGTGGAGACGATCTGGGAGTGCGAGCTGAAGGCCCGCGACCTGCCGGCGCTGGAGGACAGGCTCAGCCGGCTCCTTGCGGAGACGGCGCCTCGATCCTGA
- a CDS encoding OsmC family protein, producing MSDHDAFVTWTVQPDADFPRGRYSRAHRITFDGGAEILASAAPSVVGRWADPAGIDPEEMLVAALSSCHMLTFLDKARRAGFFIDRYADAARGRMGEVAPGRKGLVEVVLRPDISWVGAAPDPAALEALHEASHAECFIANSVRCEVRIEAPSPQGAG from the coding sequence GTGTCCGACCACGACGCCTTCGTCACCTGGACCGTCCAGCCCGACGCCGACTTCCCCAGGGGGCGCTACAGCCGGGCCCACAGGATCACCTTCGACGGCGGCGCCGAGATCCTTGCCTCCGCCGCTCCTTCAGTGGTGGGCCGCTGGGCCGACCCCGCCGGGATCGATCCCGAGGAGATGCTGGTGGCGGCCCTTTCCAGCTGTCACATGCTGACCTTCCTGGACAAGGCGCGGCGGGCCGGCTTCTTCATCGACCGCTACGCCGACGCCGCCCGCGGCCGGATGGGCGAGGTCGCCCCGGGCCGGAAGGGCCTGGTCGAGGTGGTCCTGCGGCCCGACATCTCCTGGGTCGGCGCGGCCCCGGACCCCGCCGCCCTGGAGGCCCTGCACGAGGCCAGCCACGCCGAGTGCTTCATCGCCAACTCGGTGAGGTGCGAGGTCAGGATCGAGGCGCCGTCTCCGCAAGGAGCCGGCTGA
- a CDS encoding acyl-CoA dehydrogenase C-terminal domain-containing protein: MPYRPPVREHAFLLNDLLGIGEHADLPGFSEAGPDVVAQILDEAGRFTSGVLAPLNAVGDKEGCTWSPDHSVRTPKGFADAYRQLVEGGWAAIGADTAFGGQGLPHVINLSFSEMSSSANMAFSMYPGLTHGAYSAILNGGSDAQKALYLPKLASGEWCGTMNLTEPHCGTDLGLLRTRATPQGDGTYRISGTKIWISGGEHDMADNIVHLVLARVEGAPEGVRGISLFIVPKFIPDADGKPGARNGVWCDGLEEKMGIHGSATCVMRHEEAVGWLVGEENRGLALMFVMMNEARIGVGLQGIAQAEAALQAASDFARDRLQGRALTGPKNPDGPADPIIVHPDVRRQLMEGKALVEGGRAFLFWAALQGDLSHLHPDEAVRQKASDYAALMTPVVKAYLTDRGLKVCSDALQVHGGSGFTEHFPASQYMRDVRIALIYEGTNGVQALDLVGRKLPAQGGRAMLTWLAELEAFSAGARGDAATDPFLDGLDGARAQLQDGVGWLMQNGLSNPDNAAAGSHDFLHLVGLTALAWMWARMALVAQAKIAAGDADPFWTSKLAVGRFFLARILPEAGVHLARLKSGAETVMALPAEAF, encoded by the coding sequence ATGCCCTACCGCCCACCGGTCCGCGAGCACGCCTTTCTCCTCAATGACCTGCTGGGGATCGGCGAACATGCCGATCTGCCGGGCTTCTCCGAGGCCGGGCCAGACGTCGTCGCCCAGATCCTGGACGAGGCCGGCCGGTTCACCTCCGGGGTCCTGGCCCCCCTGAACGCCGTGGGCGACAAGGAGGGCTGCACCTGGTCGCCGGACCATTCGGTCCGCACCCCGAAGGGCTTCGCAGACGCCTACAGGCAGTTGGTCGAGGGCGGCTGGGCGGCCATCGGGGCCGACACCGCCTTTGGCGGCCAGGGCCTGCCGCACGTGATCAACCTGTCCTTCTCCGAGATGAGCTCCTCGGCGAACATGGCCTTTTCCATGTACCCGGGCCTGACCCACGGCGCCTATTCGGCCATCCTGAACGGGGGCTCAGACGCCCAGAAGGCCCTCTACCTGCCCAAGCTGGCCTCGGGAGAGTGGTGCGGGACCATGAACCTGACCGAGCCGCACTGCGGCACGGACCTGGGCCTCCTGCGCACCCGCGCCACGCCCCAGGGCGACGGGACCTATCGCATCTCCGGGACCAAGATCTGGATCTCCGGCGGCGAGCACGACATGGCGGACAATATCGTCCACCTGGTCCTCGCCCGGGTGGAGGGCGCGCCCGAGGGCGTGCGCGGCATCTCCCTCTTCATCGTGCCCAAGTTCATCCCCGACGCCGACGGCAAGCCCGGCGCCCGCAACGGCGTCTGGTGCGACGGCCTCGAGGAGAAGATGGGCATCCACGGCTCGGCTACCTGCGTCATGCGGCACGAAGAGGCCGTGGGCTGGCTCGTCGGCGAGGAGAACCGGGGCCTGGCCCTCATGTTCGTGATGATGAACGAGGCCCGGATCGGCGTCGGCCTCCAGGGGATCGCCCAGGCCGAGGCGGCCCTGCAGGCGGCCTCGGACTTCGCCCGCGACCGGCTCCAGGGCCGGGCCCTGACCGGCCCGAAGAACCCCGACGGCCCCGCCGACCCCATCATCGTCCACCCCGATGTCCGCCGCCAGCTGATGGAGGGCAAGGCCCTGGTCGAGGGCGGGAGGGCCTTCCTTTTCTGGGCCGCCTTGCAGGGGGACCTGTCCCACCTCCACCCCGACGAAGCTGTGCGCCAGAAGGCCTCCGACTACGCCGCCCTGATGACGCCGGTGGTGAAGGCCTACCTGACCGACCGTGGGCTGAAGGTCTGCTCCGACGCCCTGCAGGTGCACGGCGGCTCCGGCTTCACAGAGCACTTCCCCGCCAGCCAGTACATGCGCGACGTGCGCATCGCCCTGATCTACGAGGGGACCAACGGGGTCCAGGCCCTGGACCTCGTCGGCCGCAAGCTGCCCGCCCAGGGCGGCCGGGCCATGCTGACCTGGCTGGCCGAGCTGGAAGCCTTCTCGGCCGGAGCCCGGGGCGATGCGGCCACCGACCCCTTCCTCGACGGCCTCGACGGCGCCCGGGCCCAGCTCCAGGACGGTGTCGGCTGGCTCATGCAGAACGGCCTGTCCAATCCCGACAACGCCGCGGCCGGCTCCCACGACTTCCTGCACCTGGTGGGCCTGACGGCCCTCGCCTGGATGTGGGCGCGGATGGCCCTGGTCGCCCAGGCGAAGATCGCCGCCGGCGACGCCGACCCCTTCTGGACCTCCAAGCTGGCCGTCGGCCGCTTCTTCCTTGCGCGGATCCTGCCGGAGGCCGGCGTGCACCTGGCCCGGCTGAAGTCCGGGGCCGAGACCGTCATGGCCCTTCCCGCCGAGGCCTTCTGA
- a CDS encoding MerR family transcriptional regulator, producing the protein MPTELRRPARTFTIRQLCQEFGCTPRALRFYEDKGLIFPERDGMNRVYSYKDRARLQLILRGKRVGLALSEIGEILDLYELGDGCATQNAISLAKFRERIRALESQRRDIDMAVDVLQEACARLESQLKQTRPDLLEQPVEAIRPRRPRPGEMRRAG; encoded by the coding sequence ATGCCTACGGAACTGCGTCGCCCCGCCCGCACCTTCACCATTCGCCAGCTCTGCCAGGAGTTCGGCTGCACGCCGCGCGCCCTGCGCTTCTACGAGGACAAGGGACTGATCTTCCCTGAGCGCGACGGCATGAACCGGGTCTATTCCTACAAGGACCGCGCCCGCCTCCAGTTGATCCTCCGCGGCAAGCGCGTCGGCCTGGCGCTCTCCGAGATCGGCGAGATCCTCGACCTCTATGAACTGGGCGACGGCTGCGCCACCCAGAACGCCATCTCCCTGGCCAAGTTCCGCGAACGTATCCGCGCCCTGGAATCCCAGCGCCGGGATATCGACATGGCCGTCGACGTCCTGCAGGAGGCCTGCGCGCGGCTGGAGTCCCAGCTGAAGCAGACCCGTCCGGACCTTCTGGAGCAGCCTGTCGAGGCGATCCGCCCGCGGCGTCCGCGGCCCGGCGAGATGCGCCGCGCCGGCTGA
- a CDS encoding sensor histidine kinase, whose product MAEVQAPEPAAGKAGWGRTGRRLFWPGGLSARLLVLTALFVALAGAFILPPALAAFERNWLLDRVRAAELASLATEVAPDRVVTEKLSAQLLAGAGVETVAIQSKGLRRLVLQGPRRDEAPYFVDLRQQAVSSWLIAPFQTLSAGDDRAVRVIAEPRFREEAEFIEVVAPHAPLKGELKAYLWQLVFTTLFVAGLAGALVFLSLNFFLVRPMQRITRAMERFRADPDDPAAHLEPSGRRDEVGRAEAELDRMQADLRTALASRARLAALGEAVAKINHDLRNMLTSAQMASERMASVPDPRVAQALPRLERALDRAVRLASDVLAYGKTQEAPPSPVSLALAQALDDAAEEGRLSDRPEGVLFVCEVGPEVQVQADPDQLHRILVNLMRNAREAIEAVTPPRSGVVRAGWRREGETDIITLADNGPGLSDRARDRLFQPFAGSGRPDGAGLGLAIAHELVLGHGGELSLTATGPAGTVFEIQLPAAGARGPRRARPDA is encoded by the coding sequence ATGGCCGAAGTCCAGGCGCCAGAACCCGCCGCCGGAAAGGCCGGATGGGGTCGAACCGGCCGGAGACTGTTCTGGCCGGGCGGCCTGTCTGCGCGCCTTCTGGTGCTGACCGCCCTCTTCGTCGCCCTGGCCGGCGCCTTCATCCTGCCGCCGGCCCTTGCGGCCTTCGAACGCAACTGGCTGCTGGACCGCGTGCGGGCCGCCGAGCTGGCCTCCCTGGCCACCGAGGTGGCGCCCGACCGGGTCGTCACAGAGAAGCTTTCCGCCCAGCTCCTCGCCGGCGCCGGGGTGGAGACCGTGGCCATCCAGTCAAAGGGCCTTCGCCGCCTGGTCCTGCAGGGGCCGCGCCGGGACGAGGCGCCCTACTTCGTCGACCTGCGCCAGCAGGCGGTCAGCTCCTGGCTCATAGCTCCGTTCCAGACGCTCAGCGCCGGGGACGACCGGGCCGTCCGGGTGATCGCCGAACCGCGCTTCCGCGAGGAGGCCGAGTTCATCGAGGTGGTGGCGCCCCACGCCCCCCTGAAGGGCGAGCTCAAGGCCTATCTCTGGCAGCTGGTCTTCACCACCCTGTTCGTCGCCGGTCTGGCGGGGGCCCTGGTCTTCCTGTCGCTGAACTTCTTCCTCGTCCGGCCCATGCAGAGGATCACCCGGGCCATGGAGCGGTTCCGGGCCGACCCCGACGATCCCGCCGCCCACCTCGAGCCCTCGGGACGCCGGGACGAAGTCGGCCGGGCGGAGGCCGAGCTCGACCGGATGCAGGCGGACCTTCGCACCGCCCTCGCTTCCCGGGCCCGGTTGGCCGCCCTCGGCGAGGCGGTGGCCAAGATCAACCACGACCTGCGCAACATGCTGACCAGCGCCCAGATGGCCTCGGAGCGCATGGCCTCGGTGCCGGACCCCCGGGTGGCCCAGGCCCTGCCGCGTCTCGAGCGGGCCCTAGACCGGGCCGTGCGCCTGGCCAGCGACGTCCTGGCCTATGGCAAGACCCAGGAGGCGCCGCCGTCTCCTGTCTCCCTGGCCCTTGCCCAGGCCCTGGACGACGCGGCCGAGGAAGGCCGGCTGTCAGACCGGCCGGAGGGGGTGCTCTTCGTCTGCGAGGTCGGGCCGGAGGTGCAGGTCCAGGCCGATCCCGACCAGCTGCACCGGATCCTGGTCAACCTGATGCGCAACGCCCGCGAGGCCATCGAGGCGGTCACCCCGCCCCGCTCAGGCGTGGTGCGGGCCGGCTGGCGCCGCGAGGGCGAGACCGACATCATCACCCTGGCCGACAATGGGCCGGGGCTTTCCGACCGGGCGCGGGATCGCCTCTTCCAGCCCTTCGCCGGCTCTGGCCGGCCGGACGGGGCGGGCCTGGGCCTTGCCATAGCCCACGAGCTTGTCCTGGGGCATGGCGGGGAACTGAGCCTCACCGCTACAGGTCCCGCCGGGACGGTCTTCGAGATCCAGCTCCCTGCGGCGGGCGCCAGAGGCCCCCGCCGGGCGCGCCCGGACGCCTGA